From Pseudomonas sp. stari2, a single genomic window includes:
- a CDS encoding cupin domain-containing protein, translating into MNIQNVVDISLTMDQAERYRPDPAKVLKGDPEQAVFNQYDSPCGQMGVGVWEGAVGQWTVNYTEHEYCEILQGVSVLRDGEGNAKTLRVGDRFVIPAGFRGTWEVLEACRKVYVIFEQKA; encoded by the coding sequence ATGAACATCCAGAACGTCGTCGACATCAGCCTGACCATGGACCAGGCCGAACGCTACCGCCCGGACCCGGCCAAAGTACTCAAGGGCGATCCCGAGCAGGCGGTGTTCAATCAATACGACAGCCCATGCGGGCAGATGGGTGTCGGCGTGTGGGAAGGTGCCGTTGGGCAGTGGACGGTGAATTACACCGAGCACGAATACTGCGAAATCCTGCAAGGCGTTTCGGTGCTGCGTGACGGCGAAGGCAATGCCAAGACCTTGCGTGTGGGTGACCGCTTCGTGATTCCGGCCGGATTCCGTGGCACTTGGGAAGTGCTGGAGGCGTGCCGCAAGGTCTATGTGATCTTCGAACAAAAGGCCTGA
- the rpmG gene encoding 50S ribosomal protein L33 — protein sequence MRELIRLISSAGTGHFYTTDKNKRTTPDKIEIKKYDPVVRKHVIYKEGKIK from the coding sequence ATGCGTGAATTGATTCGTTTGATCTCGAGCGCCGGTACTGGTCACTTCTACACTACCGACAAGAACAAGCGTACTACCCCGGACAAAATCGAGATCAAGAAATATGATCCGGTTGTCCGCAAGCACGTGATCTACAAGGAAGGCAAAATCAAGTAA
- the rpmB gene encoding 50S ribosomal protein L28, whose protein sequence is MSRVCQVTGKGPVTGNNISHANNKTRRRFLPNLQHHRFWVEEEKRFVRLRVSAKGMRIIDKRGISVVLAELRRDGKI, encoded by the coding sequence ATGTCTAGAGTATGTCAAGTTACCGGTAAGGGTCCGGTAACCGGGAATAACATTTCCCACGCAAACAACAAAACCCGTCGTCGTTTCCTGCCGAACCTGCAGCATCACCGCTTCTGGGTTGAAGAAGAGAAACGTTTCGTACGCCTGCGCGTTTCCGCCAAAGGCATGCGTATCATCGACAAGCGTGGCATCAGCGTTGTGCTGGCCGAGCTGCGTCGCGACGGCAAGATTTAA